The Terriglobia bacterium genome includes the window GAGCTTGATGTCGGCGGCGGCGTTGGCGCCAACCACGCGCACGCCGGCGGAGCGGAGGTCGTTCTGCAAATCGCGCTTGATGACCGGAATGTAGTCGGCGGTGAGAGAGGAAACGTTGTGCACGGTGAGCGTCACCGTGCCCGGCCCGGTGATGGCGGCAATGTCGCGCGCCAGTTGGGCGCTGGGCTCTGTCCATTGCGCCGCGGCGGGGAGGCAGAATGCGAGTGCGAGTGCGGCCAGGACGCAGAGCCGGATTGCTTTGCGGGTCATGAAGCTGCGCGGATTATAACGCGGGATGAACATGGTTCCTCGTGTCGACGGTTGGCGGTCGACGGTCGACGGCCGATTGCTGCCAGCCGTCGACCGTAGACCGTAGACTCGTTTCACTGCTGGCCCTGTTTCCCGCGCGGCGGCGGATCGTCTTCGCCTCCAGACTGCGGCGGCGCGCCCATGCTGCGGAACACGTCGTTGGCGAAGAAGAATTTCCCGTCGGAAGGAACCATCATCACCTGGATCTTGTCGGAGAGTCGCTCGGCAACGATCTTGTTGATGAGCAGCGGATTCTGCTTGAGCACCAGCGCTTCCGACTTCATGCGCTCGGCGTCGGCGGCGGCGGTGACACGGATGCGGTTGGCCTCGGCGTCGGCGAGCAGGTTGCGGCGCTCCAGTTCCGCCTTGCTGTCAATCACCTTGGCTTGCGCGGCGGCTTCGGCGTTCTTGATGGTGGTTTCCTTGCGCGCTTCGGCTTCCAGCCGCGATTGCTCGATCTGCTTCTGCTTCAGCGGCAGGGTGTACTGCATGGCGTCGGATTCGCCCTTGGCCTGCAGCACGCGGACCTGCGCCTGTCCTTCGGCGCCCTTCACTTCGCGCACCTTTTGCGCTTCCGCCTGGAGTTCGGAGATGCGCACCTGCTTCTGCTGGATCTCGGTTTCCACGCCCATGCGGTCGTTCTCCTGTTCGCGCACCAGCAGGGTTTCCAGGCCCTTGGCGTACTCCGGGGGAAGCTGGATGTCGCGCAGCATGACCTCCTTGACGCGGATTCCGTCGGGGCCGAGTTTTTGGGTGATGATTTTTTCCGCGCGCTGGCGGACCTCTTCCCGCTTGGCGGAGAAGACGTCGCGCACGGTGTAGTTGGGCACAAGTTCGCGCCACGCGCTGGCCACCACCGGAGGCACCAGTTCGGTGTCCACCGGCTGCGGCAAGTGGCTCTGAATGTGGTCGAGGCGGTTGGGATCGAGGCTGTAGCGGACGGTGATGGCGAGTCCGAGCGTCAGGCCTTCTTTTGCCTGCACGTTCAAGGGCTCGGGCTTCTTCTTGTCCATGGATTTGGCGACTTCGCTGCTTACGCCGGTGGTGTAGAGGTGGTCGCGCGTGTCGAACATCTCCACCCGATCAATGAACGGCGTGACCAGGTGCACGCCGGGGTAGAGCGTTCCGGGACGCGTCCCCACAACCTGGCTGACGCGCACGCCAGCCATTCCGCTAGGGACCACGATGATACTCAGGGCGATGAGCAGCGGCGCCCAGGCGACGGCGACCAGCGCGACCGCGGTGCGCCAGCGCAGCGGTTCGGGTTCAGGGTAGCCGGTGACGCCGCGCGTGACGCCGCGGCGGTGTTGGAGTTCGACGTACAAATCGTACGCCACGACGGCGAGCGCGGCGATGAACATCCCAATCGCGCCGGCCAGCAGCAAATACTTCAGTGCGAGCATGACTTCCTCCGTTACTTCAATTCCGAGTTACCGAAAAGATCGTCTTGCGGACGCGGCCGGGTCGCATTGCGCCGCATCGGACGCAGCAGGTGGAACAGTCCGCCGAAAATAAATTCCTCCAGCAGCAGCGCGCACATGATCGAGAAGAAAAGCCCGGCTACCGCCACCGTTGCTGTCATCGCGTCTTGCATTGCGTTCTCCTCTCGTCTCAGTAGTCAGGAATCGGCTACTGGCCTGCCGCAACTGTCGAGGTGGTCTCCGCCTGGGCAACAACCGTCTCGGTCGAGCCGAAGATCTGCGCCGTCTGGGCATCGGCTTCGGCGCGGATGGCCACCGTGTCGCCCACGCGCACCATCTCGAAAAAGTGCTCGAGGTCGCGCTTCGCCATGCGAATGCAGCCATGCGAGGCAGCCTTGCCGATGGAGCGCGGCGCGTTCGTGCCGTGAATGCCGTATCCCTTGAGGCTCAGGCCAATCCAGCGCGAACCCAGCGGATTGGCCGGCCCGGCGGGGATGACCTTGCCCGGGTGGTAGTAGGTCGGGTTGCTGAGGCGGTTGACGATCTGGAACTCGCCGTCGGGGCTGGGGCTGTCGTCGGCGCCGACCGCAACCGGGAATACCTTGAGGACGCGGCCGTCTTCCAGGACCGCGAGCTTGCGGTCGGGGATGCTGACCAGCACCTGGCGCGCGGGCTGCTGTTTCTGCGCCAGGGCGTCGGCGGTGACCATCAGCAGGACTGCCACGATCCACTTCGCCTTCGCCATCCGCATCGAGTTTCCGTTGATCTTGCTCATCGCCCTTGCCTCTCGGCTTAGGCATAGGGCACTACCGCTGCCATAACGTAAGTTATTGATAAGGTTATAGTTATTAGTGTGGCTTCAGTGCAGGATGTGTCCGGGTGGACACGAGCGTGTCAGGGGTGACACAGTGGACAAGGGCGGGGGGCAAGGCGGTAGCCATACGCGCTTGCTCACGACCGTTACTGCGGATAGAGCTTCCTCCGATGAACACGGAGTGGAATTTGTTTCATCCGTGCAGCAGGACCATGACGAGATCGCCGGAAATGAAGCTCAAGGAATCCGCTCATGGCGAAGAAGTGCTGCACGCCGCTTGAATTAAACCGAGCCGGGCGCAGATAATGCATTTCCAGCTTTTCACAACGTGATCGGCATTCTTCGGCACTAGTCAGGAGTGATTGATGAAACGGGTCATCTTGTCAGGGGCGGTAGTGTTCCTGATCCTCGCGGTACTGGCAGGCTGTGGCGGAAGTAGTAGTTCGTCGACATCGACAAGCACGGTAGTCCTCTCCATTTCGCCGACATCGGCGTCGGTGACCACCGGGTTGACGCAGCAGTTCACGGTCACGGTCACCAACACCACGAACACGGCCTTGTCGTGGTCGGTGAACGGCATCGTCGGTGGCAATTCGACGGTCGGGTTCATCTCCTCCACCGGGCTGTACACTGCGCCCAACAGTGTTCCGACTCCGAACCCGGTGACCGTCACCGCAACCTCGCAAGCGGACACCTCCGTAACGATATCCGTACAGGTGACGATTGTCGCGCCCGCGACTCCTGCGGCGCCCTTGGTTGTCGCCCCGCAAACAGTCACCGTCCCCGCCGGCGGGCAGCAGACATTTTCGGCGACGGTAAGCGGTATCCCCATCGCGGTAAATTGGACTCTGAACTGCCAGTCCGCGGTGGCGGGCGCTTGCGGAACCATTACCACGGCGGGCGTGTACACCGCGCCGCCGTCGCCGCCGCCGGGCGCCAACGTGACCGTGACTGCCACGGCGCAAGACAACAGCGTGCCGCCGGCCGGCGCCGTGATCACGGTGCAATTCTCCAACGGCACTTTGAACGGGAAATACGCCTTCACCTTCTCCGGCCAGAATGCCGGCGCGTCCTACGTGGCGGCGGGCAGCATCAGCTTCGACGGCAACGGCAACATCACCGCCGGCACGGAAGACATCAACAGTGGTGGAGCTTCAGCGGTCACCATCACGAGCGGCACCTACCACATCGGCACCGACGGACGCGGCAATGCCAATGTGGTGACGTCCGGCGGCACGGTCAACTGGCAGTTCGCGGTAGTAAACCACGCGCGCGTTTTCGTGGAACGCTTCGACTCCGGAGTGCAGAGCGCCAGCGGCACGATGGAGCTTCAGGATGCTTCGCAATTCACGCTGGCGGGGGTCACCGGAAACTATGCTTTCAACCTATCGGGCGCAAACGGCACGAACCGGCCGGGATCGCTGGCGATGGCGGGCGCGTTTGCCGCGAATGGCGGCATCATCAGCAGTGGCGCGCTGGACGTCAACAACGCCGGCAGTCCTTCGGCCGGCCTGAGCCTGGCGGGCACTTATGCCGCACCGAACGCTTCGGGCCGAGGCACCATGACTCTGAACAGCGCATTCGGCACGCAAAACCTGGCGTATTACGTGGTGGACGCCACGCACATCAAGGTGGTCGAGACGGATGCGGGCGCGCAACTGGTCGGCGACGTGTACAAGCAGCCGGTCGGCCCGTTTACCAATGCCAGCGTTCGCGGCGGGTTCGTCTTCGCGCTCCTCGGGTCCACCAGCGCCGGCGCATTCGGCGAGGGTGGAGTGCTTACCCTGGACGGCACGGGAAACGTGACCAGCGCCACGAGCACAATTGACATCAACGCACATGGCAATCCGCAGAATTCGCTGGCCGTGTCGGGCACGTACAACGTGGCCGACGCAACCACCGGAAGGACCACGGCCAATCTGACGGTCGGCGGTTCGACTTACCTATACGCGCTCTATCCGCAGACCAACGGCGCCTTAAGCATGGTTGAGATTGATACCTCCAACGTCGTCGCCGGCAGGGCGTTGGCACAAGCCCTCGGGCCCTTCAGCGGCGGGTCGTTCCAAGGTAACTACGCCTTCAATTTCACCGGGAATGACTTTGTGGTGAATCCCGGCGAGGAGGACTTGGTGGGGCAAATGCTCCCGAACGGCGGCAGCGCGATTACGGGATCGGTGGACATCAGCGATAACGGGGTACTGACGCACTCCGCCGCGCTGTCAGCTTCCTATTCCGTCACTGCCTCCGGGCACGGTGCGATTCCCTCACTCACAACGACGCCAAACGCGTTCTCGAACGCTACTTTTAACATGTACATCGCCGATAGCGGCGATGCGCTATTCCTGGAGTCGGACAGCACCCGGGTGCTGGTGGGCATCGCGCAGAAGCAGTATTGACCGGAGGAACGGGTCCAAACCAAGGGCTGCCTTGTAACGGCAGCCCTTTT containing:
- a CDS encoding L,D-transpeptidase, with protein sequence MSKINGNSMRMAKAKWIVAVLLMVTADALAQKQQPARQVLVSIPDRKLAVLEDGRVLKVFPVAVGADDSPSPDGEFQIVNRLSNPTYYHPGKVIPAGPANPLGSRWIGLSLKGYGIHGTNAPRSIGKAASHGCIRMAKRDLEHFFEMVRVGDTVAIRAEADAQTAQIFGSTETVVAQAETTSTVAAGQ